A single region of the Pseudomonas granadensis genome encodes:
- a CDS encoding LysR family transcriptional regulator produces MNRNDLRRVDLNLLIVFETLMHERSVTRAAEKLFLGQPAISAALSRLRSLFDDPLFVRTGRSMEPSARAVEIFALLSPALDSISTAVSRAAEFDPATSTSVFRIGLSDDVEFALLPMLLKRLRAEAPGIVLVVRRVNYILMPGLLASGEISIGVSYTTDLPANAKRKVLRRSAPKLLRADTVPGPLSLDDYCARPHALVSFAGDLSGFVDEELEKLDRKRHVVLAVPQFNGLGTLLAGTDIVATVPDYTADALTAAGGLRAEDPPLPTRTFELHMAWRGSQDNDPGERWLRSRIQMFFGDPDSL; encoded by the coding sequence ATGAATCGTAATGACCTGCGTCGTGTCGACCTGAACCTGTTGATCGTATTCGAAACATTGATGCACGAACGCAGTGTGACCCGGGCGGCAGAAAAGCTCTTTCTCGGACAACCGGCAATCAGTGCGGCGCTGTCGCGCCTGCGCAGCCTGTTCGACGACCCGCTGTTCGTACGCACCGGGCGCAGCATGGAACCCTCTGCCCGCGCGGTGGAAATCTTCGCCCTGCTCTCGCCGGCCCTCGATTCGATTTCGACCGCCGTCAGCCGCGCGGCGGAGTTCGACCCGGCCACCAGCACGTCGGTATTTCGGATCGGTTTGTCCGACGACGTCGAATTCGCCCTGCTGCCGATGCTGCTCAAGCGCCTGCGCGCAGAAGCACCGGGCATCGTGCTGGTGGTGCGCCGGGTCAACTACATCCTGATGCCAGGCCTGCTCGCCTCCGGCGAAATCTCGATCGGCGTCAGCTACACCACCGACCTGCCCGCCAATGCCAAACGCAAAGTCCTGCGCCGCAGCGCCCCCAAACTGCTGCGCGCCGACACCGTACCCGGCCCGCTGAGCCTCGACGATTACTGCGCCCGCCCGCATGCACTGGTGTCATTTGCCGGCGACCTCAGCGGCTTCGTCGACGAAGAACTGGAAAAACTCGACCGCAAGCGCCACGTGGTGCTCGCCGTGCCGCAATTCAATGGATTGGGAACGCTGCTGGCGGGCACGGACATCGTTGCGACCGTACCGGATTACACCGCTGATGCGCTGACCGCTGCCGGTGGACTGCGCGCCGAAGACCCGCCGCTGCCGACGCGTACGTTTGAACTGCACATGGCCTGGCGCGGGTCGCAGGATAATGATCCGGGAGAGCGCTGGTTGAGGTCGCGGATTCAGATGTTTTTTGGGGATCCAGATAGCCTGTAG
- a CDS encoding LysR family transcriptional regulator encodes MAAYNLRQLKYFVTTVECGSVAEASRKLYIAQPSVSTAIKHLEESFAVQLFIRHHAQGVSLTPSGARFYRKAQELLRVAHEFEQNALADNDVVAGQIDIGCFETVAPLYLPRLISGFRDRWPGVEIRIRDGEQQELVQALTSGSIDLAILYEHDLDSTIDTAPLMAPQQPYALLPEGHRFAHQARVSLNDLVLEPMVLLDVQPSRTYFVSIFEERGLTPHIQFSSPSIEMVRGMVGRGFGFSILVTRPQSDLTYDGQKLVCVPLAEEVTGSGLSAAWLRRSQLTKPAQLFVDHCRQELAPK; translated from the coding sequence ATGGCAGCCTACAACCTGCGACAACTGAAGTATTTCGTCACCACGGTGGAGTGCGGCAGCGTTGCCGAGGCGTCGCGCAAGCTGTACATCGCGCAGCCTTCGGTCTCCACCGCGATCAAGCACCTGGAAGAAAGCTTTGCCGTGCAGCTGTTCATTCGGCACCACGCTCAGGGCGTGTCGCTGACGCCCAGTGGCGCACGCTTCTATCGCAAGGCTCAGGAGCTGTTGCGGGTGGCCCACGAGTTCGAGCAGAACGCCTTGGCGGACAACGATGTGGTCGCTGGGCAGATCGATATCGGCTGCTTCGAAACCGTCGCGCCGCTGTACCTGCCACGCTTGATTTCAGGGTTCCGTGATCGCTGGCCGGGTGTGGAAATCCGCATCCGCGATGGCGAGCAGCAGGAGCTGGTGCAGGCGCTGACCTCCGGTAGCATCGATCTTGCAATCCTCTACGAACACGATCTGGACAGCACCATCGACACCGCGCCGTTGATGGCCCCGCAGCAACCCTACGCGTTATTGCCAGAGGGGCATCGCTTCGCCCATCAGGCCAGGGTTTCGCTCAACGATCTGGTGCTGGAGCCGATGGTGTTGCTCGACGTACAGCCGAGCCGCACCTATTTCGTGAGCATCTTCGAAGAACGCGGGCTGACGCCGCACATCCAGTTCAGCTCGCCGTCGATAGAAATGGTGCGGGGCATGGTCGGGCGCGGGTTCGGTTTCTCGATTCTTGTGACCCGCCCGCAATCCGACCTCACTTACGACGGACAGAAACTGGTGTGCGTGCCGCTGGCCGAAGAGGTCACCGGTTCTGGATTGTCAGCCGCCTGGCTGCGCCGGTCGCAATTGACCAAACCGGCGCAGTTGTTCGTGGATCATTGTCGGCAAGAGTTGGCGCCGAAGTAG
- the argE gene encoding acetylornithine deacetylase, with protein MSKSRELLAALVAFDTTSRESNLQLIEFVRDYLAQFDVPCELIFNEQRTKANLFATLGPADRPGIVLSGHTDVVPVDGQPWTVAPFALSEHNGKLFGRGTADMKGYIACVLAAVPDLLAAPLNRPVHIALSYDEEVGCLGVRALLAELEKRPVKPLLCIIGEPTELKPVLGHKGKLAMRCEVHGAACHSAYAPEGVNAIEYAAELIGELGRIGTALRAMDLHDPRFDPPFTTVQTGVISGGKALNIVPADCCFDFEVRALPAQDPRAVAAQLQHYAEAHVLPKMRTVNAGSDVRFSELSAYPGLVTDAKSQAARLIAQFCGSDEFTTVAFGTEGGLFDAIGIPTVVCGPGSMDQGHKPDEFVSVAQLDGCDGMLRRIIDKLQSTQAL; from the coding sequence ATGAGCAAAAGCCGGGAATTGTTGGCGGCATTGGTGGCCTTCGACACCACCAGTCGCGAGTCGAATCTGCAGCTGATCGAATTCGTGCGCGACTATCTCGCGCAATTCGACGTGCCCTGCGAGCTGATCTTCAACGAGCAGCGCACCAAGGCGAACCTCTTTGCAACCCTCGGCCCGGCGGATCGTCCGGGCATCGTACTGTCCGGGCATACCGATGTGGTGCCAGTGGACGGACAACCGTGGACAGTCGCGCCGTTTGCACTCAGTGAACACAACGGCAAGTTGTTCGGCCGCGGTACCGCCGACATGAAAGGCTATATCGCTTGCGTGTTGGCAGCGGTCCCCGATCTGCTCGCGGCACCCTTGAACAGGCCAGTGCACATCGCGCTGTCCTATGATGAAGAAGTCGGTTGCCTGGGTGTGCGCGCATTGCTTGCCGAGCTTGAGAAACGGCCGGTCAAGCCGCTGCTGTGCATCATCGGCGAACCCACCGAACTCAAGCCGGTGCTCGGACACAAGGGCAAACTGGCGATGCGTTGCGAAGTGCATGGCGCGGCCTGCCATTCGGCCTATGCGCCTGAGGGCGTGAACGCCATCGAGTACGCGGCTGAACTGATCGGTGAACTGGGGCGCATCGGCACGGCACTGCGCGCGATGGATCTGCACGATCCGCGCTTTGATCCGCCGTTTACCACGGTGCAGACCGGGGTGATCAGCGGTGGCAAGGCGTTGAATATTGTCCCAGCCGATTGCTGCTTTGATTTCGAAGTCCGCGCGCTGCCTGCGCAGGATCCGCGCGCGGTAGCAGCGCAGCTTCAGCATTATGCCGAGGCCCATGTGCTGCCGAAAATGCGCACCGTCAATGCGGGTAGCGACGTGCGTTTCTCCGAGTTGTCCGCGTACCCCGGCCTGGTCACCGACGCGAAAAGCCAGGCGGCGCGGTTGATTGCACAGTTCTGTGGTTCGGATGAGTTCACGACCGTGGCGTTCGGCACCGAAGGCGGGTTGTTCGATGCCATCGGCATTCCCACTGTGGTGTGTGGGCCGGGGAGCATGGATCAGGGGCACAAGCCGGATGAGTTTGTCAGCGTTGCGCAACTGGATGGTTGTGATGGGATGTTGCGGCGGATAATCGACAAGCTCCAGTCAACACAAGCTCTGTAG
- a CDS encoding zinc-dependent alcohol dehydrogenase family protein: MSRTIRFHKFGPAEVLKCEEHAAAQPGPGEVQVRVEAIGISWYDTLWRQNLASSQARLPSGLGHEMAGVVTAVGADVEDLSVGDKVASFPAESPNDYPVYGESIVLPRTALTRYPDVLSPIEASVHYTPLLIAYFAYADLARVKPGQFALVTDASHCAGPSFVQLGKALGVRVIAATKEAEEREYLLSLGAEKVIVTEEEDLLMRINKITDNRGVDVVFDGLGGPQMSLLGDVLAPRGSLVLYGLQGGNQTPFPACAAFQKNIQFFVHCIGNFTGKPELGIAQDSVALQRALRDINQLTADRVLLPLKTRVFAFNEFVEAHRYMDECPCRERVALQVESA; encoded by the coding sequence ATGTCCCGCACGATCCGTTTTCACAAGTTTGGTCCGGCCGAGGTGCTCAAATGCGAAGAGCATGCGGCCGCTCAGCCAGGTCCTGGCGAAGTGCAGGTGCGTGTCGAAGCCATCGGCATCAGCTGGTATGACACCCTCTGGCGTCAGAACCTGGCTTCGTCCCAGGCACGTCTGCCCTCGGGCCTTGGCCATGAAATGGCCGGTGTGGTCACCGCAGTCGGTGCCGACGTCGAGGACCTGTCCGTGGGCGACAAGGTCGCCAGTTTCCCGGCTGAAAGCCCCAACGACTATCCGGTTTACGGCGAGTCGATCGTGCTGCCGCGTACTGCCTTGACCCGTTATCCAGATGTCCTCAGCCCGATAGAAGCCAGCGTGCATTACACGCCGCTGCTGATCGCCTATTTTGCCTACGCCGATCTGGCGCGGGTCAAGCCGGGGCAATTCGCCCTGGTCACTGACGCCAGCCATTGCGCCGGCCCGTCGTTTGTCCAGTTGGGCAAGGCGTTGGGTGTGCGGGTGATTGCCGCGACCAAGGAAGCCGAAGAGCGCGAGTATCTGCTGTCTCTGGGCGCGGAGAAGGTGATCGTCACCGAAGAGGAAGATCTGTTGATGCGAATCAACAAGATCACCGACAACCGCGGTGTCGACGTCGTGTTCGACGGTCTTGGTGGCCCGCAGATGTCGTTGCTCGGCGATGTGCTGGCACCGCGCGGCAGTCTGGTGTTGTACGGCTTGCAAGGCGGCAATCAGACGCCGTTCCCGGCCTGCGCAGCGTTTCAGAAGAACATCCAGTTCTTCGTGCATTGCATCGGCAATTTCACCGGCAAGCCCGAGCTGGGTATCGCGCAGGATAGCGTCGCCCTGCAACGCGCGTTGCGCGACATCAACCAGTTGACCGCTGACCGCGTACTGCTGCCACTGAAAACCCGTGTATTCGCGTTCAACGAGTTCGTCGAAGCACATCGCTACATGGACGAATGCCCGTGCCGTGAACGGGTTGCCCTGCAAGTCGAATCGGCGTAA
- a CDS encoding flavin-containing monooxygenase, whose translation MTAGNIEIDTLVVGAGQAGVAMSEHLSHLGIPHLVLERSRIAEAWRSGRWDSLVANGPAWHDRFPGLEFAGLSPDEFAHKEQVADYFEAYARKFKAPIRTGVEVRKVDRNVGRPGFTVETSQGVIQANRVVVATGPFQKPVIPAIAPQDERLTQIHSAQYRNPQQLAEGAVLVVGAGSSGTQIADELLRAGKQVYLSVGQHDRPPRAYRNRDFCWWLGVLGEWDQAAMKPGREHVTIAVSGAHGGRTVDFRELAQRGMTLVGVTRSFSDGVAAFQPDLAANLARGDENYLAVLDAADAYIERNGLNLPLEPEARRVFPDPECVSKPILELDLAEAGITTIIWATGFATDYSWMNVDAFDEKGKPRHQRGVSTESGIYFLGLPWQSRRGSSFIWGVWHDAKYVADHIATQRKYLEYRDAAERQAEHAASTAPASVVTA comes from the coding sequence ATGACAGCTGGAAACATTGAAATCGATACGCTCGTGGTCGGTGCCGGTCAGGCAGGCGTGGCCATGAGCGAACACCTGAGCCATTTGGGTATCCCTCACCTGGTCCTGGAGCGCAGCCGGATCGCTGAGGCCTGGCGCAGCGGACGCTGGGATTCGCTGGTCGCCAACGGACCGGCCTGGCACGACCGTTTTCCGGGCCTTGAGTTTGCCGGTCTGAGCCCCGACGAGTTTGCTCACAAAGAACAGGTGGCCGATTACTTCGAAGCCTACGCCCGCAAATTCAAAGCGCCGATTCGCACGGGCGTTGAAGTGCGCAAGGTTGACCGCAACGTCGGGCGTCCCGGCTTCACCGTTGAAACCTCCCAAGGCGTCATCCAGGCCAATCGCGTGGTGGTGGCAACCGGTCCTTTTCAAAAACCGGTGATTCCGGCCATCGCACCGCAAGATGAGCGCCTGACGCAGATCCATTCCGCGCAATACCGCAACCCGCAGCAACTGGCCGAAGGCGCGGTGCTGGTGGTGGGCGCAGGATCGTCCGGCACGCAAATCGCCGATGAACTGCTGCGCGCCGGCAAGCAGGTTTACCTGTCTGTCGGCCAGCATGACCGGCCGCCGCGCGCGTATCGCAATCGCGATTTCTGCTGGTGGCTGGGCGTGCTCGGCGAGTGGGATCAGGCGGCGATGAAACCTGGCCGTGAGCACGTGACCATTGCGGTCAGTGGCGCCCATGGCGGGCGCACGGTGGACTTCCGTGAACTGGCGCAGCGCGGCATGACACTGGTCGGCGTGACCCGGTCTTTCAGCGACGGCGTGGCGGCTTTCCAACCAGACCTGGCGGCAAACCTGGCGCGTGGTGACGAGAACTATCTGGCCGTGCTCGATGCCGCCGATGCCTACATCGAACGCAACGGGCTGAACCTGCCGCTGGAGCCTGAAGCCCGTCGCGTGTTTCCGGACCCGGAATGCGTGAGCAAACCGATTCTCGAACTGGACCTCGCCGAGGCTGGCATCACCACCATCATCTGGGCCACCGGTTTCGCCACCGACTACAGCTGGATGAACGTTGATGCCTTCGATGAAAAAGGCAAACCCCGGCATCAGCGTGGTGTGTCGACCGAGTCCGGTATCTATTTCCTTGGTTTGCCGTGGCAGTCGCGCCGCGGCTCGTCGTTCATCTGGGGGGTATGGCACGACGCCAAATACGTAGCCGATCACATTGCCACCCAGCGCAAATACCTCGAATACCGGGACGCCGCCGAGCGTCAGGCCGAGCACGCTGCTTCAACGGCGCCGGCATCGGTCGTGACGGCCTGA
- a CDS encoding DUF1028 domain-containing protein has product MTFSIVGRCAETGQLGIAISSSSIAVGARCPWLRPGVGAVATQNITLPALGPHVLDQMENGRSPAEALDKALTSNGYSQFRQLTAIDHLGQTAHFSGSETLGTHNALAGEQCVGAGNMLADRAVIEVLVQTFENSGGQLADRLIAAMQAAVAAGGEAGPVHSAALVVVGELTWPIVDLRVDWADNDPIGKLAQLWNDYRPQMQDYITRALDPTKAPSYGVPGDE; this is encoded by the coding sequence ATGACGTTTTCAATCGTCGGCCGTTGCGCCGAAACAGGACAACTGGGCATCGCCATCAGCTCTTCCAGCATCGCCGTGGGTGCACGCTGCCCGTGGCTGCGTCCGGGCGTTGGCGCGGTGGCGACGCAGAACATCACCCTCCCCGCCCTCGGCCCACACGTGCTCGACCAGATGGAAAACGGCCGGTCACCCGCCGAGGCGCTGGACAAAGCGCTGACGAGCAACGGCTACAGCCAGTTTCGCCAGCTGACCGCCATCGATCACCTGGGTCAGACCGCGCATTTCAGCGGCAGTGAAACCCTCGGTACGCACAACGCGCTGGCTGGCGAGCAGTGCGTCGGCGCGGGCAACATGCTCGCTGATCGCGCGGTTATCGAAGTGCTGGTGCAGACCTTTGAAAACAGTGGCGGGCAACTGGCTGACCGTTTGATCGCCGCCATGCAGGCAGCCGTCGCGGCCGGCGGCGAAGCCGGCCCGGTGCACTCCGCGGCGCTGGTGGTGGTCGGCGAACTGACCTGGCCCATCGTCGACCTGCGCGTTGACTGGGCCGACAACGACCCTATCGGCAAACTCGCGCAACTGTGGAATGACTACCGCCCGCAGATGCAGGACTACATCACTCGCGCCCTCGACCCGACCAAGGCCCCGAGCTATGGCGTGCCCGGTGACGAATAA
- a CDS encoding aspartate aminotransferase family protein, with amino-acid sequence MSIDLDPARTTRDYQASDAAHHIHAFVDQKALNEEGPRVMVRGDRLTLWDNDGQRYLDGMSGLWCTNLGYGRKDLAAAASAQLEQLPYYNMFFHTTHPAVIELSELLFSLLPAHYSHAIYTNSGSEANEVLIRTVRKFWQVMGKPEKKVMIGRWNGYHGSTLAATALGGMKFMHEMGGTIPDVAHIDEPYWFAHEGDLTPEEFGLRAARQLEDKILELGADKVAAFVAEPFQGAGGMIIPPQTYWPEIQRICRQYDVLLCADEVIGGFGRTGEWFAHEALGFEPDTLSIAKGLTSGYIPMGGLILSRRMAEALVEKGGVFAHGLTYSGHPVAAAVAIANLKALRDEGVVTQVKNDTGPYLQNCLREVFGNHPLVGEVQGIGLVAALQFAEDKATRKRFVNENDIAWRCRTIGFEEGIIIRSTLGRMIMAPALVATRAELDELVDKTRIAVDRTAREYGRL; translated from the coding sequence ATGTCCATCGATCTCGATCCAGCCCGCACCACACGTGACTATCAGGCGTCCGATGCCGCCCACCACATCCACGCGTTTGTCGATCAGAAAGCCCTCAACGAGGAAGGCCCGCGCGTGATGGTCAGAGGCGATCGGCTGACCTTGTGGGACAACGACGGCCAGCGTTATCTGGACGGCATGTCGGGGCTGTGGTGCACCAATCTCGGTTACGGGCGCAAGGATCTCGCCGCTGCCGCCAGCGCTCAGCTGGAGCAGTTGCCCTACTACAACATGTTCTTCCATACGACCCATCCGGCGGTGATCGAGTTGTCGGAACTGCTGTTCAGCTTGCTGCCGGCGCACTACAGCCACGCGATCTACACCAACTCCGGTTCCGAGGCCAACGAGGTACTGATTCGCACGGTGCGCAAGTTCTGGCAGGTAATGGGCAAGCCCGAAAAAAAGGTCATGATCGGCCGCTGGAACGGTTACCACGGCTCGACACTGGCGGCGACGGCGCTGGGCGGGATGAAATTCATGCACGAAATGGGCGGCACGATCCCGGATGTCGCGCACATCGACGAGCCCTACTGGTTCGCCCATGAAGGTGATTTGACCCCTGAAGAGTTCGGCCTGCGCGCAGCGCGTCAGCTGGAAGACAAGATCCTCGAACTGGGCGCCGACAAGGTGGCGGCGTTCGTTGCCGAGCCGTTCCAGGGGGCTGGCGGGATGATCATTCCACCGCAGACCTACTGGCCGGAAATCCAGCGCATCTGCCGTCAATACGACGTGCTGCTGTGCGCCGATGAAGTGATCGGTGGCTTTGGTCGCACCGGCGAATGGTTTGCCCATGAGGCCTTGGGCTTCGAGCCCGACACGCTGTCCATCGCCAAGGGCCTGACCTCGGGTTATATCCCCATGGGCGGGCTGATTCTGTCGCGACGTATGGCCGAAGCGCTGGTGGAAAAAGGCGGCGTCTTTGCTCATGGCCTGACCTACTCGGGCCACCCTGTGGCGGCGGCGGTGGCGATCGCCAACCTCAAGGCGCTGCGCGATGAGGGCGTGGTCACTCAGGTGAAAAACGACACCGGGCCGTATCTGCAGAACTGCCTGCGCGAGGTGTTCGGCAATCACCCCTTGGTGGGCGAAGTGCAAGGTATCGGACTGGTGGCGGCGTTGCAGTTCGCTGAAGACAAGGCCACGCGCAAACGCTTCGTCAATGAAAACGACATCGCCTGGCGCTGCCGCACCATCGGCTTCGAAGAAGGCATCATCATTCGCTCCACCCTGGGGCGCATGATCATGGCCCCGGCGTTGGTCGCCACCCGCGCGGAGCTGGACGAGCTGGTGGACAAGACGCGCATCGCCGTGGACCGCACCGCCCGCGAGTACGGGCGCCTGTAA
- a CDS encoding RidA family protein produces the protein MAQPTHTRIRMFNTKETYPNQSLDNDLCQAVRAGNTIYVRGQIGTDFEGNLVGLGDPRAQAEQAMKNVKQLLEEAGSDLSHIVKTTTYIIDPRYREPVYQEIGKWLKGVFPISTGLVISGLGQPQWLMEIDVIAVVPDGWQVGQG, from the coding sequence ATGGCACAACCTACGCATACCCGCATTCGCATGTTCAACACCAAGGAAACCTACCCGAACCAGTCGCTGGATAACGATCTGTGTCAGGCCGTTCGGGCGGGTAACACGATCTACGTACGCGGCCAGATCGGCACCGATTTCGAAGGCAATCTTGTAGGCCTTGGAGACCCACGCGCCCAGGCCGAGCAGGCGATGAAAAACGTCAAACAGTTGCTGGAAGAGGCGGGCTCGGACCTGTCGCATATCGTCAAGACCACCACCTACATCATCGACCCGCGCTATCGCGAGCCGGTCTACCAGGAAATCGGCAAATGGCTCAAGGGTGTGTTCCCGATTTCCACCGGGCTGGTGATTTCCGGGCTGGGGCAGCCGCAATGGTTGATGGAAATCGACGTGATTGCTGTGGTGCCGGACGGTTGGCAAGTGGGGCAGGGGTGA
- a CDS encoding aminotransferase-like domain-containing protein produces MKASRDNDFVYQAVYRYLTSLIDEAGKGAAVRLPSLRQLADRLSVSISTVQYAYSLLEKEGRVYSIAKSGYYAQALHDMDSPDSCHDLLETVYVNARRPGMCVLSADDPASLQPLDSPLLMLERELLRQYPRQPSSLIQPCGERELRTVLAARYTTSTANYWRADDVYIGADLRGVLEILISVLQLRGATVVVESPCDWVILRLLQAAQVHVIELPLLGGGQVDPQQLESLLTHEPVRLMLVSSALNMPRGSLRPLSNQQAIAHLLALHGTWVLENDCYSELHDGEGPQPLRDWLDPERLLVFSTFEKFIGAEAPFGFLLSRHWRHELQRHFLLRAFRLSPIRQKAIARLLGGGRLDQHLAVLRRMLKERRAPLIALLRDRLGDALDVVEPEGGATVWVRSLRPVNMVQVFQRLLRQQIVVAPGELFSLQGLHGQNLRLSALGHGERDLASVVGLLGDALRLAPVD; encoded by the coding sequence GTGAAAGCGTCGAGGGATAATGACTTCGTTTATCAGGCGGTTTATCGATATCTGACATCGTTGATAGACGAAGCCGGGAAGGGCGCAGCAGTGCGTCTGCCCTCGCTGCGACAACTGGCAGACCGGCTCAGCGTATCGATCTCGACGGTGCAGTACGCCTATTCGCTGCTGGAAAAGGAAGGGCGGGTCTACTCGATCGCCAAGTCCGGGTATTACGCCCAGGCGCTACACGACATGGATTCGCCGGATAGCTGCCACGATTTGCTGGAAACGGTGTACGTCAACGCCAGACGTCCGGGCATGTGCGTGCTGAGCGCTGACGACCCGGCTTCACTGCAGCCACTGGACAGTCCGTTGTTGATGCTCGAGCGCGAATTGTTGCGCCAGTATCCACGCCAGCCGTCTTCGCTGATCCAACCGTGCGGCGAGCGGGAGCTGCGTACGGTATTGGCCGCGCGCTACACCACCTCGACCGCCAATTACTGGCGCGCGGACGACGTCTATATCGGTGCAGATTTGCGTGGGGTACTGGAAATACTGATTTCGGTGCTGCAATTGCGCGGCGCCACCGTCGTCGTCGAGTCGCCATGCGACTGGGTGATCCTGCGTCTGTTGCAGGCGGCCCAGGTGCACGTCATCGAGTTGCCGCTGCTGGGCGGAGGGCAGGTGGACCCGCAACAGCTCGAGTCGCTGTTAACGCACGAACCGGTGCGCTTGATGCTGGTGTCGTCTGCATTGAACATGCCTCGCGGCAGTCTGCGTCCGTTGAGTAACCAGCAGGCGATTGCGCATTTACTGGCATTGCACGGCACGTGGGTGCTGGAAAACGACTGCTACAGCGAACTGCATGACGGCGAGGGCCCACAGCCCTTGCGTGACTGGCTGGACCCTGAACGATTGCTGGTGTTTTCAACATTCGAGAAATTCATCGGCGCCGAGGCACCGTTCGGTTTTCTGTTGTCGCGACATTGGCGTCATGAGCTGCAGCGGCACTTTTTGTTGCGCGCGTTCCGCTTGTCACCGATTCGCCAGAAAGCCATTGCCAGACTGCTGGGTGGCGGGCGACTGGACCAGCATCTGGCGGTCTTGCGAAGAATGCTCAAGGAGCGTCGCGCGCCGCTGATCGCGCTGTTGCGCGATCGCCTGGGCGACGCGCTGGATGTGGTTGAGCCCGAGGGTGGCGCAACCGTATGGGTGCGGTCGTTGCGGCCGGTCAATATGGTTCAGGTTTTCCAGCGCCTGCTCAGGCAGCAGATCGTGGTGGCGCCGGGCGAGTTGTTCAGCTTGCAGGGGCTGCACGGGCAGAACCTGCGTCTGAGCGCGCTGGGTCATGGTGAGCGTGATCTGGCCAGTGTGGTCGGGTTGCTCGGTGACGCCTTGCGTCTGGCCCCCGTTGACTGA
- a CDS encoding TetR/AcrR family transcriptional regulator — protein MSGLRERQKEQRRQVIAEAALRLFKANGFSATTLEQIANEAGVSAPTVVNYFGGKQDILLALLKAPDELAMREARANLDDNSDPLDALCELEGLMTRYQLRAMPASLWRELAPFLFTGDLSHAFQPWNAAVVEEAKALLKHFQDRGKVRPSVDIEVAATLFNQYANLAFIRLATEAVPDREAHAAHMRSVLGLMCHGMLSDPGEA, from the coding sequence ATGAGCGGATTAAGAGAACGGCAAAAAGAACAGCGCCGACAGGTGATCGCCGAGGCGGCGCTGAGGTTGTTCAAAGCCAATGGATTCAGCGCGACCACGCTGGAACAGATTGCCAACGAGGCGGGCGTTTCAGCGCCCACCGTGGTGAATTATTTTGGCGGCAAGCAGGACATTCTCCTCGCATTGCTCAAGGCCCCCGACGAACTGGCGATGCGCGAGGCGAGGGCGAATCTGGACGACAATTCGGACCCGCTCGACGCGCTGTGCGAACTCGAAGGCTTGATGACCCGATATCAACTGCGCGCGATGCCTGCGTCGCTGTGGCGCGAACTGGCGCCATTCCTGTTCACTGGAGACCTGTCCCACGCCTTTCAGCCGTGGAACGCGGCGGTGGTCGAGGAAGCCAAGGCTCTGCTCAAGCATTTTCAAGACCGGGGCAAGGTTCGCCCATCAGTCGATATCGAGGTCGCCGCGACCTTGTTCAACCAGTACGCGAACCTGGCGTTCATTCGCCTGGCCACTGAAGCCGTGCCGGATCGCGAGGCTCATGCGGCGCATATGCGCAGCGTGCTGGGGTTGATGTGCCACGGGATGTTGAGCGACCCGGGCGAAGCATAG